Proteins encoded in a region of the Melioribacteraceae bacterium genome:
- a CDS encoding M28 family peptidase: MKNLFLASFFFYFVAALTGSRISAQSQSVDYSKLADSIISSSLLEQKGYEWLKELCEIGPRLSGSENSIKAIHWAKKKMEESGFDSVWLQPVKVPKWLRNDIETAIISFSKKYQGRRLNIVSLGGSIGTPESGITAEVIEVKNFQELKDAGDKVRGKIVFFNRPFDNSLVNTFEGYGKAVDQRTRGAIEAARFGAVASVIRSVTSAKDNVPHTGVVSYDSAIERIPHSALGVIDADFLSKAIKEEPNLKITIKMNCENFPDADSYNLIGEIRGIEYPNEIIVVGGHFDSWDKGCGAHDDGAPCLQTMEIPDLFLRLGIKPKRTIRTVLFINEENGLRGAIEYGKYSDTAKVKHIAAIESDRGVFTPRGFYVTTDSATVKKLQNWLPVLNKAHIDWIKPGGSGADISQIRNARALFGYVPDDQRYMDLHHSANDTFETVHPREMQLGTAAMAILTLFISEEGL; this comes from the coding sequence GTGAAAAATCTATTCTTGGCATCATTCTTTTTCTATTTCGTAGCAGCATTAACCGGAAGCAGGATTTCTGCACAAAGCCAATCTGTTGATTATTCAAAACTGGCTGATTCAATAATCAGCAGTTCACTTCTTGAACAAAAAGGTTATGAATGGTTGAAAGAACTTTGTGAAATCGGACCCCGCCTCAGCGGTTCAGAAAATTCGATCAAAGCGATCCATTGGGCTAAAAAGAAAATGGAGGAATCGGGTTTTGATTCAGTATGGCTCCAACCGGTAAAAGTCCCTAAGTGGTTAAGAAATGACATTGAAACTGCAATAATCTCCTTTTCAAAAAAATATCAGGGAAGAAGACTGAACATTGTTTCGCTTGGGGGTAGCATAGGAACTCCGGAATCCGGGATTACGGCCGAAGTGATTGAAGTAAAAAATTTTCAGGAACTGAAGGATGCGGGAGACAAAGTAAGAGGTAAAATTGTTTTCTTCAATCGCCCTTTCGATAACAGTCTGGTTAATACATTTGAAGGATACGGAAAAGCAGTTGATCAGCGAACGCGGGGAGCAATTGAAGCAGCCAGATTCGGTGCGGTGGCTTCTGTAATCCGTTCTGTCACATCAGCTAAAGATAACGTTCCTCATACAGGAGTAGTTTCTTACGACTCTGCAATTGAAAGAATTCCGCATTCAGCTCTTGGAGTAATTGATGCCGATTTTTTAAGCAAGGCAATTAAAGAAGAACCCAACCTAAAAATCACAATTAAAATGAATTGCGAGAATTTCCCCGATGCTGATTCGTACAATCTGATCGGTGAAATACGAGGAATTGAATACCCTAATGAAATTATAGTAGTTGGTGGACATTTCGACAGCTGGGATAAAGGTTGTGGCGCACATGACGACGGTGCCCCGTGTCTTCAGACAATGGAAATTCCGGATCTTTTTTTGAGGCTTGGGATCAAACCTAAGAGGACTATCCGGACAGTATTATTTATCAACGAAGAGAACGGTTTGAGAGGAGCAATTGAATACGGCAAATACTCAGATACAGCTAAGGTTAAACATATTGCAGCCATTGAATCCGACAGGGGTGTTTTTACACCCAGAGGATTTTATGTAACGACAGATTCTGCCACAGTAAAAAAACTACAAAACTGGCTGCCGGTTCTAAATAAAGCGCATATTGACTGGATTAAACCGGGAGGAAGCGGTGCGGATATTTCTCAGATCAGAAATGCCCGGGCTCTTTTCGGTTATGTGCCGGACGACCAGCGCTATATGGATCTTCATCATTCTGCCAATGATACATTCGAAACAGTTCATCCGAGAGAAATGCAGCTTGGAACGGCTGCAATGGCAATTTTAACTTTGTTTATAAGCGAAGAAGGGCTCTAA
- the rpmB gene encoding 50S ribosomal protein L28, which translates to MARKCQVTGIGPVSGHSISHAHNKSKRRFLPNLQKKRIWVKELNKFVTVKVSASALRTISKNGTSQIAKLVKEKKIKAR; encoded by the coding sequence ATGGCTCGTAAATGTCAGGTTACTGGTATCGGTCCGGTTAGTGGTCACAGTATCTCTCATGCTCACAATAAAAGTAAAAGAAGATTTTTACCTAATCTTCAGAAAAAGAGAATCTGGGTAAAAGAATTGAATAAATTTGTGACTGTTAAAGTATCGGCCAGCGCATTAAGAACAATCTCTAAGAACGGGACTTCACAGATTGCTAAACTGGTCAAAGAGAAAAAAATTAAAGCAAGATAG
- a CDS encoding ferritin, which produces MISEKMQKALNDQINAEIFSSYLYLSMSAYFEAENWGGFAAWMKKQSAEEYEHAMKFFHFITEVGKRVTLESLEKPKTEWKSPLEAFDEAAKHEVYITNRINDLVNLAQSEKDHATNNFLQWFVDEQVEEVASVEQIVHKFKLIGDNKAALYMLDKELGSRG; this is translated from the coding sequence ATGATATCAGAAAAAATGCAAAAAGCATTAAATGACCAAATAAACGCAGAGATCTTCTCTTCCTATCTCTATCTTTCAATGTCTGCTTATTTCGAAGCGGAAAATTGGGGCGGTTTTGCTGCTTGGATGAAAAAACAATCAGCCGAAGAATATGAACATGCCATGAAATTCTTTCACTTTATAACAGAAGTCGGCAAGAGAGTTACTCTCGAATCTCTGGAGAAGCCGAAAACTGAATGGAAATCTCCTCTCGAGGCTTTTGATGAAGCAGCTAAACATGAAGTTTATATTACAAACAGAATAAATGATCTAGTCAATCTTGCTCAATCAGAAAAAGATCATGCGACCAATAATTTCCTGCAATGGTTTGTTGATGAACAGGTTGAGGAAGTTGCATCAGTAGAACAGATTGTTCATAAATTCAAACTTATCGGCGATAATAAAGCCGCGCTTTATATGCTCGATAAAGAACTCGGGAGCCGTGGATAA
- the mtgA gene encoding monofunctional biosynthetic peptidoglycan transglycosylase produces MKTGSLINRIFRWIKSGLMVLLIFVLFNIFLILFFRFIDPASTAFMYLNIENPFLTLIDDDIQYSPTGISKISVYAPLAVIASEDQKFFDHFGFDFQQIEKALKENTYRKRKRGASTITMQVAKNLFLVSERNLIRKGFEAYYTLLIELLWSKKRIIETYLNIAELGQGIYGIKAASRKFYKKDPIKISQSEAATIAAVLPNPKKRNPSRPSRYVIARRGEIIRQMNLIGGTAFIKSNIY; encoded by the coding sequence ATGAAAACAGGAAGTTTGATTAATAGGATTTTCAGATGGATAAAATCGGGGCTAATGGTACTTTTAATATTTGTCCTGTTTAATATTTTTCTGATTCTCTTCTTCAGGTTTATTGATCCGGCCAGCACTGCTTTCATGTACTTAAATATAGAAAATCCTTTTCTCACATTAATTGATGATGATATTCAGTACAGTCCTACCGGAATAAGTAAAATATCGGTCTATGCACCGCTTGCGGTTATAGCTTCTGAGGACCAGAAATTTTTTGACCACTTCGGATTCGACTTTCAGCAGATCGAAAAAGCTCTGAAAGAGAACACCTACCGCAAGAGGAAACGGGGAGCCAGTACAATTACGATGCAGGTAGCCAAGAACCTTTTCTTAGTCTCCGAAAGAAACCTGATCCGTAAAGGATTCGAAGCTTATTATACTTTACTTATAGAATTACTATGGAGTAAAAAACGAATTATTGAAACATATTTGAATATTGCCGAGTTGGGGCAGGGAATATATGGGATTAAAGCCGCATCAAGAAAATTCTATAAAAAAGACCCGATTAAAATATCACAATCCGAAGCTGCTACAATTGCTGCTGTATTACCAAATCCTAAGAAAAGAAATCCTTCCAGACCAAGCAGATATGTTATTGCAAGAAGAGGGGAGATAATTAGACAGATGAACCTTATCGGCGGGACAGCTTTTATTAAATCAAATATCTATTAG
- a CDS encoding tyrosine-type recombinase/integrase translates to MFLSKRPNGIWYIIYQDSSGKRCMKSTRTKYKPIAEKHLRIFEHSLLDRQLQKTIPITLFEFRWKYLIYSESIHTPKTNKCFKTSFKFLMNYFGNIPLTDLTSSRIEDYLRYRIHSSSLFAARRDFINLSSAFSKAVRDEYLESNPFRKIKRIKIPERLPLFYSDQDIEKLIAAVEDNDLRDLIIFDLNTGLRLGEIMNLEWHQIDFENKLLILSNRTFITKSKKIRTIPLNHTALEIALRRKETTSGNLVFTYRSKILNENTFSWLMKRQVKKAGINIKLNFHSLRHTFASRLVQKGVSIYIVSKLLGHADIKTTQIYAHLRTDDLRNSVNLLDS, encoded by the coding sequence ATGTTTCTTTCAAAGAGACCTAATGGTATTTGGTACATCATTTATCAGGATTCATCCGGCAAGAGATGTATGAAATCCACGCGGACTAAATACAAACCGATTGCTGAAAAGCATTTGAGAATTTTTGAACATAGTTTATTAGACCGGCAACTACAAAAAACCATTCCGATTACTTTATTTGAATTCAGATGGAAATATTTGATCTATTCTGAATCAATTCACACTCCCAAAACAAATAAGTGTTTTAAAACTTCATTCAAATTCTTAATGAATTATTTTGGAAATATACCATTGACAGATCTTACAAGCTCGAGGATTGAAGACTATTTAAGATATCGAATTCATAGTTCCTCATTATTCGCGGCCAGGAGAGATTTTATAAACCTTTCCAGTGCATTTAGTAAAGCTGTCCGGGATGAATACCTGGAATCTAATCCTTTCAGGAAAATCAAACGGATTAAGATCCCGGAACGGCTGCCTTTATTTTATTCTGATCAAGATATTGAGAAATTGATCGCTGCGGTAGAGGACAATGATCTAAGAGACCTGATTATATTCGATTTGAACACCGGATTAAGACTTGGTGAAATAATGAATCTTGAGTGGCACCAGATTGATTTTGAGAATAAATTATTAATCCTTTCAAATAGAACCTTCATTACAAAGTCAAAGAAGATCCGGACAATTCCCCTAAATCATACAGCTCTTGAAATTGCACTGAGAAGAAAAGAGACTACCTCTGGGAATTTGGTTTTTACATATCGAAGTAAAATCCTAAACGAAAATACTTTTTCCTGGTTAATGAAGAGACAAGTAAAAAAAGCCGGTATAAATATCAAGCTGAATTTCCACTCATTAAGGCACACATTCGCGAGTCGGCTGGTCCAGAAGGGAGTATCAATTTACATCGTGTCAAAATTATTAGGTCATGCTGATATTAAAACAACACAGATCTATGCACACTTGAGAACAGATGATCTAAGGAATTCTGTGAATTTATTGGATAGTTAG